The DNA region AGACCGGCTTCACCGGCCCTTCCCTACGGACTTCCCGACGCTCGCCGGCCGCTCAGCCACGCCAGGCTGCACGAAACCGTTGATGTGCAAGGAAATCGAGCGGATCGACCCGGTGTCGCCACCGGCGACGTCGACCGCGGTGAACTTCCACGTGCCGTCGGCCGCCGCACCGGCCAGGCCGCCGAGCGCCTGCGCCGGCTTGTAGGTGCCGGTGAACGGCGCGTTCGCCGCGCTCACCGAGCTGAACGCGGCGGCCGCGTTGTCGGCGAAGACGACCTGGCACAGGTTGTTGCCCGAGCCGCCGCTGCGCTGGAACACGGTCGCCTTCGCCCCGCGGGCGACGTCAGCGTGCCGACCAGGTCACCGGCGTACGAGTGGTTGATGCCCACCGTCGTCGAGGTCTGGTCGGTGTTGCAGGTCGCGCCGTCCACCGAGAACGTCAGCTTCGACGCGCGTCCGACGCCGCTCACCGTGATCGGCACGGTCACACCGGTCGGGTCGCTGTCCGGGATCGCCACCGCGTCACCGGCGTAGGCGAAGTTCTGCGTCACCGGCGACGGGGTGCCGACCGGCAGCGAGAACGTGGACGTCGTCGGCGAGTACGAACCCGCGAACGTCACGCGCGCGTTCAGCACCACCGGCACCCCGAGTTCCTGCGTGGCGGGGACGGTGATCGTGAAGTCGTTCACGCCGGTCTGCCCGGGGCTGATCGTGCCGTACGACTTCGACCGCGGCGCCACCGTGACACCGGGGGTCGGGCTGGAGAGCACGACGCTGGTGGACGTCGCGGTGCCGTCGCCGCGGTTGGTCACCGGCAGGGTCACCTTGGCGGTGTCGCCAGGGTCGAGCGCGGAGCCGCCGTCGGCCGGGGTGACCGTCGGCTGCCCTGCGGACGCGAGCGGCTGCGGGCTGGCGCCGGTGTAGGCGAGCACCTTGTCGGCGAGGATGACGCCCGCGCCGCTGGAGTCGTCGCGGCCGGGGGCCAGGATGTCGACGGCGGTGGTGATCAGCGCCTCGCGCACCTCGGCCGGGGGCAGCCCCGGGTTGCCCGAGAGCACCAGGCCCGCGATCGCGGCGGCGTGCGGCGCGGCGGCCGACGTGCCGTAGAACGTGGTGAAGCCGGTGACGCTGGTGGAAACGCCGTCGGCCGCGGTGATGTCCGGCTTGGCGCGGACCTCACCACCGGTCCCGGACACGTCGCCCGGGGTGATCGGCGTGCCGTCGGCCTGGTAGAACATCCGCCGCGGACCGTCCGAAGTGAACCGTTCGACCTTCGACGTCGTGCCGAACGCGCCCGGGAACGGGCCAGCCGGGTTGGCCGGGTCGCCCGGTTCGAGGGCACGGGGGAACGCCTTGGCGGCCGGTGCGGCCGCGACGCTGAAGGCGTCCCGCGCGGCCGAGTGGCCCACGGTCACGCCGGGTTTGGTGTAGGCCTTGAGGCCGTCGGCCGAATCGGTGAACCGGCCGCGCAGCGCGGACAGCGAAAGGTAGCGGCCCTCACCGGAGAACTTGACGATGGCCAGCCGCAGCCCGGCGACGCCCGTGGTGTCCACCCGTTCGTAGGCGTCCTGGGTGCCGGTCTGGACGTCCTGGCTGAAGTCGACGACGTTGCCCGCCGCGTTCAGCAGGTACAGGTCGTAGTCGTTGTTCGAACGGCCCAGCGGGTCCGACCAGAACAACGTGACCGGCACCCGGCCCGACGCGCTCGACAGCGGCTGGAAGACCTGGTTGCCCTCGGCGCCGGCGAAGTTGTGCGCGGTACCGGCGTATTTGCCGATGCTCTTGCCGGAGTCGACGAAGTCGCCTTCCCAGTGGCCCGAAGTGCCGTCGGCGACGTTGCCCTCGTTACCGGCCGAGGAGAAGTACAGCGCGCCGTTCGCGGTCACGTCGTTCACGGCCTGGGCGATGATCCAGTCCTGGAACGGGGATTCCTTGAAGTACAGGACATCGTCGACGATGACGTCGCAGTGCGCGTCGAAGCGCAGCTTGCGGATGTTGTCGGCGAAACTGGCGTCGGAGTTGAACGCGCTGGCGAAACCGAGTTCCGCGTTCGGCGCGAGATCGTGGATGATCTCGAGCATCGCGGTGCCCTCGTCACCGTCGCCTTCCTGGCCGGGGATCACGTCGACGCCCGCCGGGAGTTCGCCGCGCGCCTGCGAGGTCGCGAGCGAATCGATGCCGTCGGACAGCGCGCAGATCTTCGTGCCCACACCGGTGACACCGAACTGCTGGCGCGCGGTGTCGGCGTTGTGCGCGCGGTCGCCTTCGCTGTTGACCGGCCCGGCCGCGATACCCGGCTGCCCCTTGGCTTCGACGGCCTTCTTCAGCTCGTCCGCGATCCGGGCGGCCTTCTCTTCCTTGCTCTCCCGTTTGCCCGCGGTGGCGGGCTCGGCGAGCTGGCGGGCGGTGAACGCCTCGTTGGCGGTCTCGACCTTCTTGACGTCGGCGCGGGCCGCGATCGCCGGGACCGCGTTCAGCGGCACCTCGGCGCGGACACTGCCGTACCGCTCGGAGACCGCGCGGATCCCCGCACCGGATTCACGCAGTCCCTTGAGGAGTTCTTCCGAGACCTGGCCACGGATGTCCACGAGTACGGTGCCGGCCGCGGAGACATTCGCCCCAGACCCCAGTGCGGGAACCGCGGAGGCCGACATCCGCTGCGCGCGGAGTTTCTGCTCGACGAGCAGTCGGCTGTCCATTTTGGACTCACCGGCGCTCTGGCTCTTCTTGATCGACTGCAGCGCTTCGATCTGCCGGACGGTGTTCGCCGAGAACGCGTCCGGGGACTGCGTGGTCTCCGCCGTCGCGACGGGCGGGCTCACCAGGCCGAGCGCGGTGACGAGGGCCGCGGTGCCCGCGGTCAGGATCGTTCTTCTTCTCCTACTAGAACGGGTTGGACGCACGTGCGCCTCCGATTCCTAGGCGCGTGCCCCGACTCACGCTGACCGACGCCGGCGATCACCGGCTGGATCAAGCTAAGTACCGGGCGTGCACCGGCGGCAGGAGCCGTTCGGGTGACGTCGGATGGAGAATTTCCGGATTCGGCCGCAGGTCGTGGGCCGTTCAGGGTAATCGCGCGATCACAGGACGAAGGAGTCCGACCAAGGCTGCGAAGCACGGCCCGACAAGCCGTCCAAAAGGGTCACCGCCTGCTTGTCCGTCAGCGACGCCACGAAGTCGACGACCGCCCGCCCTCGCGCCAGGCCTCGTACGGCGTCGGCACCGGTGACCGGTTCCCCGGTCGCCCCGACGAGCAGTTCCGGCGACGTCCGCGCCAGCGCGGAGAACTCGGACCGCGCCAGCTCCACCAGATCGTGCAGCCGTCGTGGGAGGCGGTAGAACTCGTCGCGGTCGAGCAGCCACGCGTCGAGCGCGTCGACCAGGGTGGTCACCAGGCTCGCCTGCCCGCGTTGGTGCAGCGCGAGTTCCGGGCGCAGGAGGACGAATTGCCGGTGCACGAACTTCAGCACCTGCACCTCGTGCCACTGCGCGGGACGCAGCGTGAGATGCCCTGTCCGGGTGGAGGGCGACGCCACCACCTGGACACCGTCGACGAGCCGCGCGGTCCATTTCGCGGAGAAGGCGGCGGTGGCCTGTTCGGCCTCGATGGAACCGTCGAACCCGGTGGCGAGCAGACCGTCGACGAGTTCGGCGCGCACCCGGACCACGGCGCTGGTGAAGGCGTCGTCGTCGACGATCCATCCGTCCTTGGCGTGCATCCGGCGGCGCAGCCGTTCCAGCGAACGGCCGGGCAGCCGCCGTTCGGCGGTCAAGGTCGCGTCGTCCAGCGCGGCCAGTGCCACCGCGTGGTCGACCCAGCCGGTGAACTCGGCGGCGACCGGAGCGTGCTGCAGCACACCGATCCGGTGGAAGTCCTGGAGATCGTGGATGGCGTACGCGATGTCGTCGGCGGTGTCCATCACGGACGCTTCGACGGTCTGCTGCCAGGGTTCGATCCGGCCGTCGAATGGGGCCCGCGCGTGGGTGAAGTCGTCGAGTTCGGTGCTGTAGGCGGAGAACTTGCTCGCGCCGGTGCCGGGAGCGTCGGCCGGTTCGGCCGCGCCGCGTGGCTGGACGGGCATCGACGTCGGATGCGGATCGGGCACGTGCAGCCGCGCCCACGGGTATTTCAGCACCGCGGCGCGCACCGCCGTCGTGAGGTCCAGACCGGAAGCGGACGGG from Amycolatopsis sp. EV170708-02-1 includes:
- a CDS encoding deoxyguanosinetriphosphate triphosphohydrolase family protein produces the protein MEQTDPRTWRRDPASESAGFTDLATSPFRIDRDRIAASPFFARLGGVTQVVSAGGSGLLHNRLTHSLKVAQVARAIAERINSASDSAELAAKLGGCDPDVAEAASLAHDLGHPPFGHLGEQTLDRIARHRFGLADGFEGNAQSFRIITTTDVRGPSASGLDLTTAVRAAVLKYPWARLHVPDPHPTSMPVQPRGAAEPADAPGTGASKFSAYSTELDDFTHARAPFDGRIEPWQQTVEASVMDTADDIAYAIHDLQDFHRIGVLQHAPVAAEFTGWVDHAVALAALDDATLTAERRLPGRSLERLRRRMHAKDGWIVDDDAFTSAVVRVRAELVDGLLATGFDGSIEAEQATAAFSAKWTARLVDGVQVVASPSTRTGHLTLRPAQWHEVQVLKFVHRQFVLLRPELALHQRGQASLVTTLVDALDAWLLDRDEFYRLPRRLHDLVELARSEFSALARTSPELLVGATGEPVTGADAVRGLARGRAVVDFVASLTDKQAVTLLDGLSGRASQPWSDSFVL
- a CDS encoding S8 family serine peptidase, translating into MRPTRSSRRRRTILTAGTAALVTALGLVSPPVATAETTQSPDAFSANTVRQIEALQSIKKSQSAGESKMDSRLLVEQKLRAQRMSASAVPALGSGANVSAAGTVLVDIRGQVSEELLKGLRESGAGIRAVSERYGSVRAEVPLNAVPAIAARADVKKVETANEAFTARQLAEPATAGKRESKEEKAARIADELKKAVEAKGQPGIAAGPVNSEGDRAHNADTARQQFGVTGVGTKICALSDGIDSLATSQARGELPAGVDVIPGQEGDGDEGTAMLEIIHDLAPNAELGFASAFNSDASFADNIRKLRFDAHCDVIVDDVLYFKESPFQDWIIAQAVNDVTANGALYFSSAGNEGNVADGTSGHWEGDFVDSGKSIGKYAGTAHNFAGAEGNQVFQPLSSASGRVPVTLFWSDPLGRSNNDYDLYLLNAAGNVVDFSQDVQTGTQDAYERVDTTGVAGLRLAIVKFSGEGRYLSLSALRGRFTDSADGLKAYTKPGVTVGHSAARDAFSVAAAPAAKAFPRALEPGDPANPAGPFPGAFGTTSKVERFTSDGPRRMFYQADGTPITPGDVSGTGGEVRAKPDITAADGVSTSVTGFTTFYGTSAAAPHAAAIAGLVLSGNPGLPPAEVREALITTAVDILAPGRDDSSGAGVILADKVLAYTGASPQPLASAGQPTVTPADGGSALDPGDTAKVTLPVTNRGDGTATSTSVVLSSPTPGVTVAPRSKSYGTISPGQTGVNDFTITVPATQELGVPVVLNARVTFAGSYSPTTSTFSLPVGTPSPVTQNFAYAGDAVAIPDSDPTGVTVPITVSGVGRASKLTFSVDGATCNTDQTSTTVGINHSYAGDLVGTLTSPAGRRRPCSSAAAARATTCARSSSPTTRPPRSAR